The Microtus pennsylvanicus isolate mMicPen1 chromosome 14, mMicPen1.hap1, whole genome shotgun sequence DNA window GATTTTGATGGGGCTGGTGGTTCAAGACAACACTGAGATGGATTTCTGTCGGGTAAGTAGACTCTTCTCTGTGTATTCTCACTATTGTTGCCTCTGACTACTCTTCTGGTGATGACTCTGTCTCACTGCGAACAGGAGATTTACCCACTTACTATGTTTCTCAAGCTCCATGTCCACTTCTCAGTAACTTAGATCTGACCAGAACATGTGCATGAGATTCCCCACTGAATTTTTCCTAGACTCCCAACAAATGAGAACTCTGCACAAACTTCATCTGTCTCTGTGCCCTTTTGACCCACTCATTCTGTCTAACACCTAACCTAAGTCTGTgatgagaatgatgggaagagtAAAAATGTAAATAGCTTCACCTAAGGGGCAGTTGGCAAGTCAGAGTggaaaaatagaaacattcaaAGAACAGTGAAATGCAAGGGAACTTCCTCATTCCATTATTTAAAATCTTTAGCCCTAGCTTCTATACTCatgatctctctgtgtgtcagttACTTCATCAACAAAAGTCAATATAAACATGCGGTCAAAACTCACAGGGTAACTGCAGGAATTAAATACAAAGCACAGAATCTACTAAATGTACTAAATACTCTTACTGCTAGTGCTGTTAGCAGTGGTGgtaacatataaaaatatgtagtCTTGCACAAAGAGGGATGTGTTGAGTTGCTGAATGCACTATAGGTACCACTTGTGACTCCTGATACCAAAAAGAATACAAGGGCCACACATTTGTCACCTCTGTGTAGTAGGAATGACCTACATTCAAGTGATTAGTAAAGGTCTGTATTGTTACAGAAATACTTTGTAAATTTGAGGACAGGACTATACATGGAACCAATGGAATTTTTTTCACAATAAAATAAGCCCACTAGAATAGGCTAGAGCAGATTCACACAATATCAACATAAATTTGGGGACATAGAATTAGGTTTCCAGGGCTGAAGGTAGGAATGTTGAGGATTAGGAATATAAAGGATAAAGGATTCCTCATGTAGCAGTATAGAAATGAATATCCACAGGTGGTATGCAACACGGTGACAGGAGCCAACACTTCCAAACAAGATAAGCACAGAAgctcagaaggaagaggaaacaaaTCTGTTTAAATCTGGGCTTATTCCAGATGGTTCATGGATCCTAAGTTATAGGAAAATGTaactttgaaaatgaagaaacttcCTCCTGAGTGTTCAGCAACTTAGCCCATACTCCTAGCTCTTGGGATTTTCCCCgaaagttttattttcaataaataaaggtttgattgcctgcatgtatgtaaattGTTCACTTAAGAGACTTAGTCCTTTGCCGTTCTTACTTCTCTTTCTTGCTGTTTTTGAAAGGTAAATGGCCAAGACCTAAAGAACCTGCTACACCAGGATGCTGTAGACCTTTTTCGTAATGCGGGATATGCTGTGTCCCTGAGAGTACAGCATAGGGTAGGTATCATTAGCAGCCAGATATGGGACAGTAGGCTTTCTCACTGCGTTTGTGAATAAGCTTGTGGATGTAATTTTCAAAGTccgtttatttttttctttttctattacgGTTTGTAGGGTTTGTCTCGCATATGCAAGAGTCCTTTGGCATCAGTAGAAGTATATAACACTATACTTATAACTCAGGtcctacaatttttaaaaaaataaagtttaatcaATTCAAAATGGGAAGACAGTAGAAtcacttttactttttcttaggGAAAGCACAATTTGTGTACTCTTGAAAACTCTTGTTTATGACTGCAAAGGTTATGTTTTCTGTCTCCCATTATAAGGCTTCTCTTTCCATGACCACATTGACTGATACCCAAGTGTAACTTGAAGGGCAGCTCTTAAGAAAAGGGAAATGGAATTGAGAATCCTTAcatctgcgctctctctctctctctctctctctctctctctctctctctctctctctttttccttgtctccctctctccttccctcctccccttcctgccttccttctgtccacccacccacccatctttcctctctctctctctctctctctctttctttctttctttctttctttctttctttctttctttctctctctctctctctctttttttctttctttctttctgtctttctctctcttttctcttttttctttctttttttttggggggggttattaatgcagggtttctttgtgtagccttggctgtcctggaacttactctttagatcaagttggcctcaaactcacagagatcctgagtgctgggattgaaggtgtgtgccacaaccaaTCTACATCTGCTTCTTATTTCCTGGTGTTTTATAATTTGGATGATAGGAAAGTCGTCTGAGTTCTTCCCACAGCAGCAAGAATTTCTGAGTTCATCTATAACCCAAGTTCAGTGTGcctatgattatttttaaaattggtgtATTGTTTGCAAAGAAGCCAAGTGAGTATTCAGAGACTGAAGAAGATTAAAAGGAGCTAGAAAAGAACTGGAGAAAGCAGAAGCTAACTTGAACTatatggtgagactctgtcttaaggaaaacaaaaactaaacaaaagaaaaataagaaaggcaaAACATGAAGCTATCCAAGAAACAGCCAGAGTTGCAAACAGAATGTGGGTGTGATAGACTCAAAAAATCAGGTTGATAGAGACAGTATTGGTCAGCATCTGCTTTTGCCATGGCTTGTCACTGATTCTAAAACATGGGAGAATTTATGTAGGCATATAAATGATAGGCATATATTTCAGATATGATAAGGGTTCCTTTTGAAGGTCTGGGAATTTATTTCCAGTGTTCACTTCAGGAAACATCCATAAATAACTTAGAATACAACAAGCTCTATTGGTCAAAAATTTACCTAACCCTGAAAACCATGTCTTTAAGTGAGCATGTCTTCTCAGGAAGAAATAAGTGGTAGAGTAAGCACAGAAGATAGTTTGTGCAGTCTTGCTTTTCAGTTGAAGGGGTTAGGGTTTCATGGGCTGTGGGTGGTTAGGTCTAACTGAAATAAGATGGTATTATAGTTATTACAAGTTAACTATCAAAAAATTATTAAGAGTGGCTACCCCTGAAAACAGGACTGGAATGAAGAAAGACAATCTAGCTATAAAAGGAAATTCTTGAGGGAATAGGAGCTGATAATGACTAGGACATAGTTTATTTATCTCTTGAGTCTTTAATATCTACTCCACATAGATTCTACCTTTATCTGTGACTAGCATTGCAAACTTAGGCATGAATGACAAGACCCCATCTCAGGAGCAAGGGGGTAACTTGGATGCTGTAAAGCATTTCCAAGTAATGACATTGCAGCTGTGTTGCTACTGTCTGGATCTGCTCTTACTGTTTTCTAATGACTGATATTCCAGAAAgaagtcttccttcctttccctcatcCTGCCCAGCAGTATCCAGATGTCCTGATTGATCACAGGCTTCATCTCATCCCTTCATTTTCCGGATAGGAAGCATATATAGCAATAGAGGCATTATAGAAACAGATATGCTTTACTCTATCCTGTGAGGTTCCATTAAGTCAGTGCCAAGCAAGGTTATGCTTCACTATCAGAGCTGTTTTCTTCCCAAAGTATCCCTGAAAGTGATGCATCCTCTAGGATAAGAGCTCTTGCTAGGCTGTGTGGTGTCTATAGCTTTGGATGGTATAGACTACATCTCCAGGTAATTGTCAACATGGATCTTTTAGTTGTGACATACGCAGTAGTCAGAGTTaatatttctccttccttttcagtTACCGGTGCAGAATGGACCTATAGTACATCGAGGTGAAGGAGAACCAAGTGGTATTCCTGTAGCTGTGGTGCTGCTACCAGTGTTTGCCCTCACCATGGTTGCAGTTTGGGCCTTCGTGAGATACCGAAAACAGCTTTGAAATACTTGCTGTCTTCCAGTGTGTCCAATGAACTATTTCTCTTACTTGCCTTCCCTACCATTCTCCCATATCCTTTCTTCTCTAGCCAACACATGATTTAAAGTGACTGATTACCACCCAAAACCTTGCTGTTCAAACTTGCCAAGACTTCAAATTCTAGTGGGAGAGAAAAggttttatttgaagaaaaactgggggtgggaggggaaagCCTTGCTAAGAATGAATGAAAAGTTACATATTTTACTAGAACTGCCAATAAAAATTCAGCTATCACCCAaagaggaaaagctcagtctTCCTGTTACCATGGATGACACCTTTTTCTTAGCTGGCATGCTTTGAAGGTTAGCTGTGCTACATGAAAAGAGgagctgatttttctttttttctttttcttttaatgctttTTCTGGGAAAATGTTTGTGATCTTTAATTTGTAACTCTGTACCTAGATGCCTATATTGGACACAGGTgaatgaagttttttttatttttttaacattcttccaaaacaaaacacatagagtaatagacatatgcatatattatagcATAACATTGATGCCTTATAAGAGGTTAGAAAACCATACTGGTTCCTGAGTTTCTAATGGACAATTTCTTGGGGACTAGAGGATTATCATATTCCTTCATATATAATCAAGACTCATATTGAACAATGAGTTCTGGATTGTAAAGAGAACTTACTTTTACACTTATCTGTCTTTGTCTAcaaattaaaaacatacacagTGCTAAGGGATAATTATAACTGAAGAACTTGAACAGCTTTTTGCAGAACATGTATAATGGGGATgggaaaattatctttaaaagagAATATTCAATCAGTGGCATTAGGAAAATAATAACTGAAGCAGTTAATTGAAAACTGTAGAAGAACAAGTGTTACACCATAGGTATGGTGATGTAAATTGTAATAAAACAGCTCTGCTCAAGTCAATCTGTTCAAGAGACTTTGAGGTATAAAGATAAGTCCCAAGCAATCTCTAGTTGGTGTTTTGCAGTGCTGTTGAAGGATCAGCTGGAATAGATGTGGGCAGCAGTAAGGCCAAATGAACCAGAAGAGCCCAAAGTTGTCTTGATATACAACTGAAAAAAGATAATGCCTCAAGATAGCAATTGAACCCTCAAGGTTACTTAACAGTTTTCAGTTTCTAGTATCAGGCAAAACCTTAGGGAAGAACTGCCTTCCCCGTAGGATAGACCTGAAATCTTGCTTCTGATTGAGTTAAGAAAAGAAGgcttgaattgtttttatttattgttcccCCAAAGCCCGAAAACACTAGTTTTGATTTTAATAAGTTAATGGACCATTTTTCAGAGAAGTGGAAGGaataagttttgtttgtttggtagaGGGGGCAAGGATATTTGGTGAGTGTTCCTGAGGAAAGTCTGAGAATGGAATAGGAATGAATGGTGCCAGAGAATAGCAGGGGTATTGGTTAGGAGGAACCATCCTGTTCATGGGGTATCTAAATTGGTTTTAGAGTGCCAAGAATAGTTGAACCATGCCTAatttataatgaaataatttccattttctaaatatattggTCAGACGGTTGTTTTGGCACAGAATATGAGTTTTTCTGGCAATCTAGAAACTACTTAACAAGTATTGGTTGTGCATTAGCTTTGTCAAGACACCTgtacaaaaaaaggaaatgaacttTCTTTTCACTGCATCTGAAGGCGTTGTGGTTACAGCTAGGAAGAGAACAGTGTAAGTTGTTTATATTGTAGTCAGCAGAAGAGAATAGCTCCTGAGAATTGGAGCGTTCCATGGAGGAAGGGACAGGTTAAGGATCTTTAGATGCTAACCATGTAGTAAGAGCATTCATAAATAGTTGAAAAGAGTCTATCAGTTTGAATATTAAATGAAACCAGTATGAAAAGAAATGTTATGGAAACTGTGACAACAAAGATGGTCAACAGGTGTTTTAAGGAATTCAGAAAAGGAAAGCTGTGGTACAGTGGTGTGTGTCAGAGGAGAATGGAAAGGAAAGTCTTCAAAGTCTGATGAGACTTTGCCTCTGGGATACAGGGAGTTGATACAGGGAGAGATTGGCTTTAAACAGTCTTCACAGAGCTAAGCCATTCAGGACTTTTGAAATTGCTTTAGTAGCGGGAGTTACTGGAAGTCCCACTGAAGACGCAAAACCATGCTGTAGTTCTTGTCACAACCAGCACCACTGTGGAGGACCAATGTCTGGTGTCCTCATATTTGGTGGCATGTGTAACAGCTCTTACATGGGCTTACTTACCTCTAGTGTTCACCTCAGGGTTTTAAATTGATTATTGAAAGACACATACAAAGTGAAACAGATGGCAAGGAAGATAGAAAACTGTTGTGTGTTGATAACATGTAAATAAAACCATCATTGGTAGGAGTGTTACTGTGGTTATAGGGATTCTGATACAATTGCGTCTCATTGGGAAATAAACAGCACTTgaccaaaaaaaaacatttaagatttAGGCAAATATTTTAGTATTTCACTTTTTGTTGTATGAACACTAAAATTAGCATAGATGGGATGTATAAACAATTTATGTTCCTCTAGACTGACTCTTAGTATTCCTACCACCTCATAGACTATATTTGATGCTCCTGCCACATAAATTATAATgtttaaagttttgaaaactGATTATAGGTATACTTAAAGTATTTCTTGTATTTatcattgtgttttatttgtaatTCTAATAGATATTGTTTGCTTCAGTTgttcctgtttcctttttctgCAGTTTACTTGTGAGTAGATTCATGTAATTAATTGTACTTTCCAGCCACGGGCAACAGATAAAAATAGTATTTGTAATTACAGTCTATGCCAAGGACTACACTAAATTGAATGGTGACACTGTGTATTAACTTGAGATGCACATCTTGCTATAAAGAGACTAAGAATGAgagaataaattattttcctaAGATCACACAGGTGGTTATAGAATTACAATTTAAACTCGGGACTTTGGATGACAATATCAGTAAATATTTCTTTGCTAACAGTTCTCAAAGCAAGGTCTCTGGACAAAAGCATCAGTATTCCCTGCAGATTCTTGGGCATCATCCCATACTTATGGCGTGAGATGAGCATGGCAAGCAGAACTCTGTCCTTCTGAGTACCTGACTAATGCTGAAACTTGAGAGTCACCACTCTCAGGAGCTGTTCTCTGGATAGAATCACCTGGACAGCTGGCCAGCCCACATTAAATAAGGACCTCTGGGACTAGGACTTGTATAACAACAAAATGTTTCATCAGGTGGCTAAAATGTGCAGCCTCTATTGGAAATGTTCCATGGTATTTAAATTATCAGATCACGTGCCGACGAGGCTCTAGCCAGAATCAACAACTTGCCTAAGTTCAGAGCCCAACTCTCTGAGCGGTGGAGTAAGAAGTGTGCACTCTTTACTCCTGTGTGCTCAGACAGACCTATCAACCTCTCGTACATTTGTGCAACCAATAAGAACCAAATCATAGGAGAGTCAATCTAAAAGACTCTTGAATAAAATTTGTATTGGAAGTGAGAAAAGTTGATTTTTGGTCTCCACTACAAGGATAcataaaagactttattttaaaaactcattttgcTTCTGACTTTTCTCATTGAACTTTCAATAAAGACCAGAAGAATTAATAGACAGCTAAAGAGAATTGAAGACATCAAAATTGGAATGGGAGAAAACCAATCACGTGTTGTCTTAATTTCAGTAGTTTAAAATCAGATATAGGCTGTTGGtggtacttttgtttttattgtgcaactaaacaattaaaatatatttagaggCCAAGCATGATGGTCCTTGTTTTTAATCCCATCattttaggaggcagaagcaggcagatttctgtgaactgGAGGTCagctgtgagagagagagagggagagagagagagagaaagagagagaaagagagaagagagagagagaaagagtgtgtgtgtgtggtcaataaatattttattctactcACTTTTAGTAGAAAACATCtttgataaagattttttttcttcattcagcTATAACTATCAACCCCAGTGCAGAAGTACATAGAATTCAGTCACTAAAGTGAAATAGCCCCGCATCTGTGAGCGGGTGGTCTTAGTGTTAAATCTAATGTCACTGAGAAGTACACACTTTGATTTCTTAAGCTCTCTACCTTTCCCAGTAGTTTAAGGGTTGGCTGTTAACCCAGGCTAAGCcttttttttgtgtttcttttaacTGCAAATCTTTTTGTGAGAATAGCTCTCACAGCCTACAGTGAAGTTATGATTAAGGGATGTCATGGGGGGCAGGGAGACAACAGTATTTTAAAGAATTCTGCCCACTGGGAACCAGATTGTAAACTGCCATTGACTCTTGCATTGATACCTATATATGGAATACAAAGCACGTGACTGTTTACCTGATGCACTTGATACTATAAAAATTGGTAGCAGAAAGCACTATTGGTATAAGGAATCTAGCTTCAATAAACACTAATACCTGTGACTGTATATTCCCTCATTGTTATGTTCCATTTtaacagaggagaaaggaagagaagaaaaccaaTGTAGGTTTTCAAATGCAATTTTGTTGTTAATCAGTGGATTGATATACAAAagaactatataaatatattgacTAGTCACAGGAAAATGGAATGATTCTTTTCATAGTTCATAGATTTGCAAATGAAGACAGATTAaatcctgtttttgttttacttctatGTCTCCAATGCAAACTTGAATTATTATTACTGGATACTTGTATACCTTACAGGCTATTCAGttcttgaaaaattattttcctgaAATGCCTTATGTTGTTTCCTTTCTGCTCTGGTTCTTATGTCCCCCTTGCGTCTCCAAATGTAAACAGCAGCTGTTTCACAGGTTAGATGCCTGAGAGCTACTTGGAAAACAAGTAGGCATAAAATTACATTAACTAGGAAGATTCACCACAGATGTGATGTTATGCTGGTTTCGGCCTCACTGTTCAATACCAGTGCATCCAGATTTGCCTATTGAACTATGACATTCAATAAAGACCTGTTGAACTTGCTCGAGTATCTAtggtctttgattttctttttcttttggagactaTTAAATGACTATGTCCTTATTTTTCTGTCACTTTAAACCAACAACTCTGAAGAGGAAAGATACCTAAATTTGAGGCTTACTTTTGACAGAATGGGTTAAACACTAGGACTCAGCACTGCGAATAGAGGTGCTTAACAGTTATTGCGTGCTCACCAGTGTTGCAGGTATTATCTGAAGCCCTTAATATTTCACTAAAGCTTAAAAAAAGAGTAGCTGTTGTTATGTTCTTTTTATGATGAGATGAACTAGGCATAAAGAGGGCAAGAAACTTACCCAGGTTACACAGAAACTAAGTGTCCGCTAGGATTTAAAGCCAGGCAATCTGACTTTCAGAACACTATGGCTCTACTTTCCAGGTGCTAGATGCTGTATTTTGCTGCCATTTCTTCATATCAGATTTTCAAAATTCTGAGACAGTACACAAATAGTCTCATCTGTATAGATAAAATAGCTtgatgtttaaagaaaataacttgcCCCAGATGTATAGCTGTTTGGTTACCAGATCTGGTAGTTTATTTCAAACCAGTAAGGACTCCTGTAATCTTGAAGTACTTTAGAAAATGAAAgcttatatataattaatttgcTCCAATCATGCTGTTACATTTTTCCATTATGGACCATAATATGAACTTGAGTGTACTAAGGTAAATGCTCTATAGGCAAAGGAGTAGCACCATTCTGTCTTTATATTAAGTGTTTGGGAGCAATCGCAAATATTTACTCACCCTTTTTTATTGCCCGAACCTAAGATGGGAAGCAGAAATGGATTTTTGTCATAGTTTAATAAAAACTTATTAGACATGAAAATTAAGCTTTATCCCATGAGTTTGTATAGAACTgagtttgttattttttaaaaaggcagtttATATTGTTGATCATTGGTGTTATAGGGTTTAAACATAGTTCATAATGAATTATTTGGTAAGTAGTCTGTAGTATTTATGGGATGACTATTGTGGTAGACAAGGTATGTCAGTTATTAGCTACATACTGAACCATTGCAAAAAAATAAGTCACTTACTGCAACAGTGTATCCGTAATTCTTTGAAAAGTGAAAATTCTGTCTAGTGATTATTTCTTCTAGTAGCATCAGGTGCAGCCCACTGGCTGAATGACTGTACCATAGATGGGTAGTCCAAGATTGTTTCTCATTATGCCTAGCAGTGCTGACTGTTGAGTGCCTTGAGTTTTTTCTCCACGTGACCTCTCATCTCTTC harbors:
- the Synj2bp gene encoding synaptojanin-2-binding protein → MNGRVDYLVTEEEINLTRGPSGLGFNIVGGTDQQYVSNDSGIYVSRIKEDGAAARDGRLQEGDKILSVNGQDLKNLLHQDAVDLFRNAGYAVSLRVQHRLPVQNGPIVHRGEGEPSGIPVAVVLLPVFALTMVAVWAFVRYRKQL